TTGGTATGTATTTAATTTTGTCCTTGTTGAGCCATGTTCTGTTCATCAGAGTTGAGAGCTTCTGCGCTTGATGGACTGTTTGCCAACTATTAACGACAAGAAGACTTTGAAGAAGTGGTCTGGCAATGATAAAAGGAGTCGTTTACCTGTATATCCTCATTATAACGATGACCAAGATGTCAAGGTTGATGATCAGGCTTCTGATATGCCCAAGGAAAATTCTCCCATGATTCACGGTTTGAATCATATAAGAACTCAGTCTGCTCCCTCTCCTTCCTCCCTTAAGTTAACCTCTACTAGAGCTAGGCCATCGAATCTAGCCTATAAGACTAGTAATGATGAATATAAGGAGCATAAATGGACCGTTCCTTTCAATGGTATACCAACAAGTGGGCAAGGTATTGCTTCAGATTAATAGGATTCTCAATTTTCGATACCATTTCcccctttttttttaatctgaAATGGGAATTGTGACCATATATAGGGAAAAAGGTTGGATCCAAATCATTAAAATATACAACTTCGCTTAATCCAGCAATTGAGGTAACAAATTTTGTTCCAAACTTTACTATGAAGTTTTTgtcttttgtcttttttttatttgaggGTGTTATAGAGTCATCATGTAGCTTTTGCCAAGGGATTGCAGTCTCCACGGTTCCAGGCTATACTGCGTGTTACGAGTGGTCGGAAGAAGAAGACCCCCGATGTTAAGAGCTTTTCTCACGAGCTCAATTCAAAAGGAGTTCGACCATTTCCTATTTGGAAGTCGCGGGCTTTTGGTCACATGGAGGTACAGTTTTGTTCGATTTCGATGtgttttctttcattttcctTGTAATTTCTAACGGGCTATTTGACCACTATTGTAGGAAATTATGGTGGCAATTAGGGCCAAATTTGACAAATTAAAGGAAGAAGTTGATGCTGATTTAGGTATATTTGCTGGAGATTTAGTGGGGATACTTGAAAAGACCAATGATTCTCATCCTGAATGGAAAGAAAATTTAGAGGATTTGTTGGTTGTAGCTCGACAATGTTCAATAATGCCACCTAGCGAATTCTGGGTGAAGTGTGAGGTCATTGTCCAAAATTTAGATGATAGGCGTCAAGAGCTACCAATGGGAATTATCAAACAAGCACATACCCGCCTTCTCTTTATCCTAACTAGATGCACTAGACTTGTGCAGTTCCAAAAAGAGAGTGGTTTTGAACATGACCATATCATGGGTATGCATCAACTCAGTGACCTTGGAGTTTATCCAGAACAAATTATTGAACTTGCAACACAGGACTTTAGTGGTCCATCGGGGAGTGAGGAGCAGAGAAAGACGTCCCAAAGTGTAGACCAACATCAAGAACAAGTAGATCATGTGGAGATCGGGACTGCCAAAAGTGTTGATTCAAATACAAGTAGCTATAAAATGTCATCTTGGAAGAAACTTCCATCTGCTGCGGAAAAAAAACAGAAAGGCAATGATGCTATTGCCACACCAACCGAGGATAAATCAGAACTAGCTCATAGTAAAGATGATTCTAGAACTTTTGGGGATGACAATTCTGAAAATTTGGATACTCCAGATCCTGTATCATCAGGGATAAGAAAACTCTCTTGGGGATTTTGGGGGGAACACCAGAGTGTTACATATGAGAATTCAATGATATGTCGAATATGTGAGGTTGAAATACCAATTGTACATGTTGAGGAGCACTCTCTAATTTGTACAATTGCTGATAGATGTGACTTGAAAGGATTAACTATAAATGACAGAATTGAAAGAGTTGCAGAAACTCTTGAAAAATTGTTGGAGTCGTGGACACCGAAAAGTACACCAAAGATCCGTAACAGCTCAAGGCAAAGTCCTAAGGTTGATAGAGTTACTGCATCAAGTGGACATGAGGACTTGGATGAGTTATCAGAAAAACCAAACATTTTTTCTCGTCATTGCTCTGAAGACATGCTAGATGTCGTGCCTGATGTTGATAATGCTTTTCTTGGGGAAGATATCAATAAATTGTCTAAAGTTTCATGTGAAGCACGTTCAGCTTTGACACCTGATGTAGACACAAAGACATCATCAGCAGGAAGCTTGACACCACGATCACCTTTGCTAACACCAAGGACTAGCCAGATTGAATTGCTATTGATTGGACGAAAGACAATAATGGAACTTGAGAGTCATTTTCAGGTATGTAATTTTGTTGAATTCTTACTAGTTGTTTGTACTTTAGTTTAATGTTGTATTTCATAATCAATCTAGACTGCATTTGGACGATTTACAGTTCTATTCACGCGTGCCTCTTTATGCTGGACGAGAAGTGGTTGTCAACTATGATGATGTAGATAGGATACCATTTAGTGATAGGATACCATTTAGTGGTTTAGCATATCATATTAATTACTTTGTTCTGCAACTTTCCTTTTGATCTTGTTGATGTGTTTTATTGTAATGAATTTTCTACTGTTGACCAAATTCTAGTAATTCAATAAAATAATAGAGGTATGTGTATTATTATAATTGCATTTTCATTTTATGAAGTTGTATGCAAAAATGATTTATGCCACAAGCAAAAACATGCCAAAATGCGGCGGTGATCTTTGGTCAACATACATTTGAATTCAGGTTGCACTGCTAGGAGTGTGACTGTGTTACTAATTCATGAAAGTTAAATTTTTGAATTGATGACAGATAAGTAAGTTACTGGACATTGCTCGCTATATCGCAAATGTAAATGATTGTGACTATAGTGCATTGGAATGTTTGCTTGACCGCGTGGAAGACCTAAAATATGCCATCCAGGACAGAAAAGTGGATGCCCTCATTGTGGAGACTTTTGGAAGGCGCATCGAGAAGTTATTACAGTAAGTATTTTCAATTTCTAACTGATATACCGTATTGTTTTGCTTGTCATGGTGTTTTTATGTGTTTTTCACATCTCTATTCTAGGTGGGATTGttgttttttcttattatttaggAAATAATTACTCAATTCATAAAACTAATTATAAACAAACTAGTAAAATAGTTTCAATGACTTGAAATAACTATTTTATTGTTACATGTGTGAAGTGACTAAAGTCATATCACTATTTTACCGATGAATGAATTACGGAATCAACTTGGTATTTATACAAGCTGGAGTATACAGAATTACAAATAACAAAAGTCATGTATATGACATGCGTGTGAGCTTCCACATCAGCTTGACTAAAACAAACTACCAGAATTTCCCACCAAAATGGTAGCTTATAATTTGTAAGGAAATCAATGAAATTGATTCTGGGAAGTAACATAGGGAGATCGAATGAAACCAGAAACATAGTTATCCCTAACCACATAACAATCAATGTCAATATATGCGGTTCTCTCATGGAAAATTGGACTTGCAACTATATAAATGGCTGCTTTTGTTATATAATTCATGGCAATGGGTAAAGGAACAAAAATGTTGAATTCCTGAAGCAAGTAATTTAACCATTTAAGCTCACATAGTGTTGTTGCCATAGCTCTATATTCTGCCTTAGCAGAAGAACGATCCGACAGTGTTTTGCTTCTTAGATTTCCACGAAATTAAAGAGTTCCCCAATAAGATACAGTAACCAGTAACTGATCTTTG
The window above is part of the Euphorbia lathyris chromosome 3, ddEupLath1.1, whole genome shotgun sequence genome. Proteins encoded here:
- the LOC136224479 gene encoding probable serine/threonine protein kinase IRE isoform X1, whose translation is MDCLPTINDKKTLKKWSGNDKRSRLPVYPHYNDDQDVKVDDQASDMPKENSPMIHGLNHIRTQSAPSPSSLKLTSTRARPSNLAYKTSNDEYKEHKWTVPFNGIPTSGQGKKVGSKSLKYTTSLNPAIESHHVAFAKGLQSPRFQAILRVTSGRKKKTPDVKSFSHELNSKGVRPFPIWKSRAFGHMEEIMVAIRAKFDKLKEEVDADLGIFAGDLVGILEKTNDSHPEWKENLEDLLVVARQCSIMPPSEFWVKCEVIVQNLDDRRQELPMGIIKQAHTRLLFILTRCTRLVQFQKESGFEHDHIMGMHQLSDLGVYPEQIIELATQDFSGPSGSEEQRKTSQSVDQHQEQVDHVEIGTAKSVDSNTSSYKMSSWKKLPSAAEKKQKGNDAIATPTEDKSELAHSKDDSRTFGDDNSENLDTPDPVSSGIRKLSWGFWGEHQSVTYENSMICRICEVEIPIVHVEEHSLICTIADRCDLKGLTINDRIERVAETLEKLLESWTPKSTPKIRNSSRQSPKVDRVTASSGHEDLDELSEKPNIFSRHCSEDMLDVVPDVDNAFLGEDINKLSKVSCEARSALTPDVDTKTSSAGSLTPRSPLLTPRTSQIELLLIGRKTIMELESHFQISKLLDIARYIANVNDCDYSALECLLDRVEDLKYAIQDRKVDALIVETFGRRIEKLLQEKYAHLCALIEDEKVDPSNHMADEESSMDDDTVRSSLRASPINSYSKDRTSIEDFEIIKPISRGAFGRVFLARKRATGDLFAIKVLKKDDMIRKNAVESILAERNILISVRNPFVVRFFYSFTCRENLYLVMEYLNGGDLYSMLRNMGCLEEDVALMYIAELVLALEYLHSLNVIHRDLKPDNLLISQDGHLKLTDFGLSKVGLINSTDDLSAPSFNSAGFFEDSETDSQNASTKEQRKKHSAAGTPDYLAPEILLGTGHGATADWWSVGIILFEMLVGIPPFNAETPQQIFDNIMNNDIPWPRVPEEMSFEACDLIDRFLTPNPGLRIGSKGAKEVKQHPFFRDVNWDTIARQKAMFIPAADAHDTSYFMSRYIWNPEGDHFQGGSDFDDLTDTCSSGSYGNSQDEDGDECGSLSDFNTPTLAVKYSFSNFSFKNLSQLASINYDMVVKNNKEAVDSSKPSDP
- the LOC136224479 gene encoding probable serine/threonine protein kinase IRE isoform X2, with the translated sequence MDCLPTINDKKTLKKWSGNDKRSRLPVYPHYNDDQDVKVDDQASDMPKENSPMIHGLNHIRTQSAPSPSSLKLTSTRARPSNLAYKTSNDEYKEHKWTVPFNGIPTSGQGKKVGSKSLKYTTSLNPAIESPRFQAILRVTSGRKKKTPDVKSFSHELNSKGVRPFPIWKSRAFGHMEEIMVAIRAKFDKLKEEVDADLGIFAGDLVGILEKTNDSHPEWKENLEDLLVVARQCSIMPPSEFWVKCEVIVQNLDDRRQELPMGIIKQAHTRLLFILTRCTRLVQFQKESGFEHDHIMGMHQLSDLGVYPEQIIELATQDFSGPSGSEEQRKTSQSVDQHQEQVDHVEIGTAKSVDSNTSSYKMSSWKKLPSAAEKKQKGNDAIATPTEDKSELAHSKDDSRTFGDDNSENLDTPDPVSSGIRKLSWGFWGEHQSVTYENSMICRICEVEIPIVHVEEHSLICTIADRCDLKGLTINDRIERVAETLEKLLESWTPKSTPKIRNSSRQSPKVDRVTASSGHEDLDELSEKPNIFSRHCSEDMLDVVPDVDNAFLGEDINKLSKVSCEARSALTPDVDTKTSSAGSLTPRSPLLTPRTSQIELLLIGRKTIMELESHFQISKLLDIARYIANVNDCDYSALECLLDRVEDLKYAIQDRKVDALIVETFGRRIEKLLQEKYAHLCALIEDEKVDPSNHMADEESSMDDDTVRSSLRASPINSYSKDRTSIEDFEIIKPISRGAFGRVFLARKRATGDLFAIKVLKKDDMIRKNAVESILAERNILISVRNPFVVRFFYSFTCRENLYLVMEYLNGGDLYSMLRNMGCLEEDVALMYIAELVLALEYLHSLNVIHRDLKPDNLLISQDGHLKLTDFGLSKVGLINSTDDLSAPSFNSAGFFEDSETDSQNASTKEQRKKHSAAGTPDYLAPEILLGTGHGATADWWSVGIILFEMLVGIPPFNAETPQQIFDNIMNNDIPWPRVPEEMSFEACDLIDRFLTPNPGLRIGSKGAKEVKQHPFFRDVNWDTIARQKAMFIPAADAHDTSYFMSRYIWNPEGDHFQGGSDFDDLTDTCSSGSYGNSQDEDGDECGSLSDFNTPTLAVKYSFSNFSFKNLSQLASINYDMVVKNNKEAVDSSKPSDP